One genomic segment of Rhizobium viscosum includes these proteins:
- the fliF gene encoding flagellar basal-body MS-ring/collar protein FliF, with protein MNLLNQLVQIIKNFGSLGRTRLMILGGVGAASIAIILAAAIFVNKPAQETLYVGLETTDLNQISMALAEANVDFQVGSDGASITVPAGMTGKARLLLAERGLPNSANAGYELFDNVGSLGLTSFMQEVTRVRALEGEIARTIQSISGITAARVHIVMPEVGNFRKAEQKPTASVMIRASAATGRNAATSIRHLVASAVPGLDVADVTILDSAGQLLASGDDAANGTLNRSLNIVQNVQQEVESNIDKALAPFLGMDNFRSSVTANLNTDAQQIQETTYDPESKVERSVRSTKEAQQSQQNQADNATTVEQNIPQAAPEAGGATGPQSQDKSDKREEQTNYEINSKTTATTRNSYRVEKLSVAVVVNKGRIAKMVGEPADQAKIDAYLAEMKSIVASAAGLDTNRGDVVTVTAMDFLENQLLDDANSGVHVMDMLSRNLAGIINSLAFVAVAFVVVWLGVRPLIRTVNGSGSSSAAVFGDATPESAGLELPDFAPAGAAAGGALMDGFGSDFGFDSTEDLLSLGDDDGNFNRRVKEGPERKLARMVEINEERAAKILRKWAIDEAA; from the coding sequence ATGAATCTGTTAAATCAATTAGTTCAGATTATTAAGAACTTTGGTTCGCTTGGGCGGACGCGTTTAATGATCCTTGGTGGGGTCGGCGCCGCTTCCATCGCAATCATCCTGGCGGCGGCAATTTTCGTCAACAAACCCGCTCAGGAAACGCTGTATGTCGGCCTCGAAACCACCGATCTAAACCAGATCAGCATGGCGCTCGCCGAGGCAAACGTCGATTTTCAGGTCGGATCGGACGGCGCTAGCATTACCGTACCGGCGGGCATGACGGGCAAGGCCCGGCTGCTGCTTGCCGAACGCGGCCTGCCGAACAGCGCCAATGCGGGTTACGAGCTCTTCGATAACGTCGGTTCGCTCGGCCTCACCTCCTTCATGCAGGAAGTGACCCGCGTCCGCGCCCTCGAAGGTGAAATCGCCCGCACCATTCAATCGATCTCGGGCATCACCGCCGCGCGTGTCCACATCGTCATGCCCGAGGTCGGCAATTTCCGGAAGGCCGAACAGAAGCCGACGGCCTCAGTGATGATTCGCGCCAGTGCCGCGACAGGGCGAAACGCCGCCACCTCGATCCGCCACCTGGTCGCCTCGGCTGTGCCGGGGCTTGATGTCGCTGACGTGACGATCCTCGATTCCGCCGGCCAGCTTCTCGCCTCGGGTGACGACGCCGCCAACGGCACGCTGAACCGCTCGCTCAATATTGTCCAGAATGTCCAGCAGGAAGTCGAATCGAACATCGACAAGGCGCTCGCCCCCTTCCTCGGCATGGACAACTTCCGCTCCAGCGTAACGGCCAACCTGAACACCGACGCCCAGCAGATCCAGGAAACCACCTACGATCCGGAATCCAAGGTCGAGCGCTCGGTCCGCTCCACGAAGGAAGCCCAGCAGTCGCAGCAGAACCAGGCCGACAACGCGACGACGGTCGAGCAGAACATTCCGCAGGCCGCACCTGAAGCCGGCGGCGCGACCGGCCCGCAATCGCAGGACAAGTCCGACAAGCGCGAAGAACAGACCAACTACGAAATCAACAGCAAGACCACGGCCACGACGCGCAACAGCTATCGGGTCGAAAAGCTCTCGGTCGCCGTCGTCGTCAACAAGGGGCGCATCGCCAAGATGGTGGGCGAACCCGCAGACCAGGCCAAGATCGATGCCTATCTCGCAGAGATGAAAAGCATCGTTGCCTCGGCCGCCGGCCTCGATACCAACCGCGGCGACGTGGTCACCGTCACCGCGATGGACTTCCTCGAGAACCAGCTCCTTGACGATGCCAACAGCGGCGTCCATGTCATGGACATGCTGAGCCGCAACCTCGCAGGTATCATCAACTCGCTGGCCTTCGTCGCGGTCGCCTTCGTGGTGGTCTGGCTGGGCGTGCGTCCTCTGATCCGCACCGTCAATGGCTCGGGTTCATCCTCCGCCGCAGTTTTCGGCGACGCCACCCCGGAATCGGCCGGTCTGGAACTGCCGGACTTCGCACCGGCGGGCGCTGCCGCGGGCGGCGCGCTCATGGATGGCTTCGGCTCCGACTTCGGCTTCGACAGCACCGAGGATCTGCTCAGTCTCGGCGACGACGACGGCAACTTCAACCGCCGCGTCAAGGAAGGTCCGGAACGCAAGCTCGCCCGTATGGTGGAGATCAACGAGGAACGCGCCGCGAAGATCCTCAGGAAATGGGCCATCGACGAAGCCGCATAA
- the cheT gene encoding chemotaxis protein CheT, translated as MTFTPIIEPPSPVEALSDVLMRIVSELHDVAYLMERIEPQLIELGGSEILNSPDSMKVMQGIDLAVQKSRGLAEFIDTITGEIPQNWSIDVATALSLVKLAEMQKALGGGTRHGHSQPLSKAAGDFDFF; from the coding sequence ATGACTTTTACACCGATCATCGAGCCGCCATCGCCGGTTGAGGCGCTGAGCGACGTATTGATGCGCATTGTCTCCGAGCTTCACGACGTTGCCTACCTGATGGAACGGATCGAGCCACAGCTGATCGAACTGGGCGGCTCCGAAATCCTGAACTCCCCCGACAGCATGAAGGTGATGCAGGGCATCGATCTCGCCGTGCAGAAATCGCGCGGTCTCGCCGAATTCATCGACACCATCACCGGTGAAATTCCGCAGAACTGGTCGATCGATGTTGCCACCGCGCTGAGCCTTGTCAAGCTTGCCGAAATGCAGAAGGCACTCGGCGGCGGTACCCGCCACGGCCACTCCCAGCCGCTCAGCAAGGCTGCCGGCGACTTCGATTTCTTCTAA
- the cheD gene encoding chemoreceptor glutamine deamidase CheD — MITEGAARRVHIIQGEYKVLSDPDAVLSTILGSCVAACLRDPVAGVGGMNHFLLPGTGNTPMTGGDATRYGVHLMELLINGLLKKGARRDRLEAKIFGGAKTISTFSNVGEQNAAFAMQFLRDEGIPVVSSSTGGEHGRKIEYWPVSGRARQYPLTGAETQRTVALEQRPAAPQKPAETSIEFF; from the coding sequence ATGATCACTGAGGGTGCGGCCCGCCGCGTGCACATCATTCAGGGTGAATACAAGGTCTTGAGCGATCCGGATGCGGTGCTTTCGACCATCCTTGGCTCGTGCGTGGCAGCCTGCCTCAGAGATCCCGTCGCAGGTGTTGGCGGCATGAACCACTTCCTGCTGCCGGGAACAGGCAACACCCCGATGACCGGCGGCGATGCCACACGCTACGGCGTGCATCTCATGGAACTGCTGATAAACGGCCTCCTGAAAAAGGGCGCGCGGCGCGACCGGCTGGAGGCCAAGATCTTCGGAGGAGCGAAGACGATCTCGACATTCTCGAATGTCGGCGAGCAGAACGCGGCCTTCGCCATGCAGTTCCTTCGAGACGAAGGCATTCCGGTGGTCAGCTCCAGCACAGGCGGTGAGCATGGACGAAAGATCGAATATTGGCCGGTGTCCGGCCGTGCCCGGCAATACCCCCTGACCGGCGCCGAAACCCAGAGAACCGTCGCTCTCGAGCAGCGTCCGGCCGCTCCGCAGAAGCCCGCCGAGACCAGTATCGAATTCTTTTGA
- a CDS encoding response regulator, whose amino-acid sequence MSIAEKIKVLIVDDQVTSRLLLSDALTQLGFKQITAAGDGEQGMKIMAEQPHHLVISDFNMPKMDGIGFLQAVRSNPNTKKAAFIILTAQGDRALVTKAAQLGANNVLAKPFTIEKMKAAIEAVFGALK is encoded by the coding sequence ATGTCGATCGCGGAGAAAATCAAAGTTCTGATCGTTGACGATCAGGTTACGAGCCGCTTGCTGCTCAGCGACGCGCTGACGCAGCTCGGCTTCAAGCAGATCACCGCTGCCGGCGACGGCGAGCAGGGTATGAAGATCATGGCGGAGCAGCCTCATCATCTGGTGATCTCCGACTTCAACATGCCGAAGATGGATGGCATCGGCTTCCTTCAGGCCGTCCGCAGCAATCCGAACACCAAGAAGGCGGCCTTCATCATCCTCACCGCACAGGGCGACCGTGCGCTGGTGACCAAGGCAGCACAGCTTGGTGCAAACAACGTTCTGGCAAAGCCCTTCACCATCGAAAAGATGAAAGCGGCCATCGAAGCCGTGTTTGGAGCCCTGAAATGA
- the cheB gene encoding protein-glutamate O-methylesterase CheB, with amino-acid sequence MSAPARVLVVDDSPTMRGLISAVLSSDPEVDVIGQAGDALEAREAIKRLNPDVVTLDIEMPNMNGLDFLEKIMRLRPMPVIMVSTMTHRGAEATLAALEIGAFDCVGKPQPGEPRPFGDLVEKVKAAARTQRNFAKPAAPATVTPTAVADFRVGRKIVAIGSSTGGVEALIAVLQKFPANCPPTVITQHMPPTFTKSFSERLNRLCAPVVEEATDGARLEIGKVYLAPGGERHLQVSNASAPCCRLVERGPVNGHRPSVDVLFDSVAELAGRNAVGVILTGMGRDGAAGLLKMRHAGARTLGQNEKTCVVYGMPRVAYELGAVEQQLPLTAIGEEILKMTAARKEGTE; translated from the coding sequence TGAGCGCTCCGGCAAGAGTTCTCGTCGTTGACGACTCGCCGACCATGCGCGGCCTGATCTCGGCCGTTTTGAGTTCGGATCCCGAAGTCGACGTCATCGGTCAGGCCGGCGATGCCCTGGAGGCACGCGAGGCGATCAAGCGGCTGAACCCCGATGTCGTGACGCTCGATATCGAAATGCCGAACATGAACGGCCTCGATTTCCTTGAAAAGATCATGCGCTTGCGGCCCATGCCTGTCATCATGGTCTCGACGATGACGCATCGCGGCGCGGAGGCGACACTCGCAGCCCTCGAAATCGGTGCCTTCGACTGCGTGGGCAAGCCGCAGCCGGGCGAGCCGCGCCCCTTCGGCGACCTCGTCGAGAAGGTAAAGGCTGCCGCCCGCACACAGCGCAACTTCGCCAAGCCGGCCGCGCCTGCCACCGTCACGCCGACCGCAGTTGCCGATTTCCGCGTCGGACGCAAGATCGTGGCGATCGGTTCTTCGACCGGTGGCGTGGAAGCCCTGATCGCAGTGCTGCAGAAATTCCCGGCGAACTGCCCGCCGACCGTTATCACCCAGCATATGCCGCCGACCTTCACCAAGAGCTTTTCCGAACGGCTGAACCGTCTCTGCGCGCCGGTCGTGGAAGAAGCGACCGACGGCGCACGTCTCGAGATCGGCAAGGTCTATCTTGCGCCTGGCGGTGAGCGTCATCTGCAGGTCTCCAATGCATCGGCGCCCTGCTGCCGGCTGGTCGAGCGGGGGCCGGTCAATGGCCATCGCCCATCGGTCGATGTGCTCTTCGATTCTGTTGCCGAGCTCGCCGGGCGCAATGCCGTCGGCGTGATCCTCACCGGCATGGGACGCGATGGAGCGGCCGGGCTGTTGAAAATGCGCCACGCGGGGGCAAGAACGCTCGGTCAGAACGAAAAAACCTGCGTTGTTTACGGAATGCCAAGAGTTGCCTACGAACTTGGCGCAGTTGAGCAGCAGCTACCGCTGACTGCTATCGGCGAAGAAATACTGAAAATGACAGCCGCCCGAAAGGAAGGGACCGAATAA